In the genome of Ignavibacteriota bacterium, one region contains:
- a CDS encoding hybrid sensor histidine kinase/response regulator: MNGENSHTLKPSLSSNNTKADLQKVKHDLSNILNNILSAVDLLSDETNKNGKSALLIKSIKKNTILASSLISSFSNTQNSYKEILSLAKVVQEAIELFQIETHQRNIIFINNAKNDCIMGNILDINRIILNLVKNSIEADGNAQITIELNNYDQDLIEISINDSGPGIHPDNLDNIFDLGFSSKKNENMDHGYGLSIVKELVHELSGSISVNSQLDKGTSFKIIFPLKKTIKHSKIFYDKTIIIGEDDPFQMEVLKDLLSSLGIKIFSASNGIEILTLLKSVKPDLIIIDKFMPVMDGIECIKNIKRNEMHFPIILTSGSDLEKIKDEINVEEILLKPYSFESVQNILERLL, from the coding sequence ATGAATGGCGAAAACAGCCATACTTTAAAGCCATCTTTATCATCAAATAACACCAAAGCCGATCTGCAAAAGGTTAAGCACGATCTTAGCAATATTTTAAATAATATTTTATCCGCGGTGGATCTTTTAAGCGATGAGACGAATAAAAACGGCAAATCCGCATTGTTAATTAAAAGTATTAAGAAAAATACAATTCTTGCATCAAGTTTGATTTCGTCATTTTCGAATACACAAAACAGCTATAAGGAAATTTTAAGTCTCGCAAAAGTCGTTCAAGAAGCAATTGAACTTTTTCAGATCGAAACACATCAGAGAAATATAATCTTTATAAACAATGCAAAGAATGATTGCATAATGGGAAATATTCTCGATATTAATAGAATTATTTTGAACTTAGTAAAAAATTCAATTGAAGCGGACGGCAATGCACAAATTACGATTGAGCTGAATAATTATGATCAGGACTTAATTGAAATTTCTATCAACGACAGCGGTCCGGGAATACATCCTGATAATTTAGATAATATTTTTGATCTTGGTTTTTCATCGAAAAAAAATGAAAATATGGATCACGGTTATGGATTATCAATTGTAAAAGAGCTTGTACACGAACTTTCCGGCAGCATATCCGTAAATTCACAATTGGATAAAGGCACTTCATTTAAAATCATTTTCCCGTTAAAGAAAACGATAAAGCATTCAAAGATTTTTTATGATAAAACGATTATTATCGGTGAAGATGATCCGTTCCAAATGGAAGTTCTGAAAGATCTTTTGTCATCATTAGGTATAAAAATTTTTTCCGCTTCCAATGGAATTGAAATACTAACCTTGCTTAAAAGTGTAAAACCTGACTTGATTATAATTGATAAATTTATGCCTGTTATGGATGGAATAGAATGCATAAAAAATATAAAAAGGAACGAAATGCATTTTCCAATAATTTTAACATCGGGCAGCGACTTGGAAAAAATTAAAGATGAAATTAATGTTGAAGAAATTTTATTAAAACCGTACAGTTTTGAAAGTGTACAAAATATTTTAGAGCGTTTGCTCTGA
- a CDS encoding sigma-54-dependent Fis family transcriptional regulator: MVFHLLILIMNKNNKILIADDDETLCYLLKEELISQGYSVDIVYDGKFAIEKLKEKDYDILLLDLEMQFISGEKVLKFANENKPRLQIIVLTAQSDVRTAIECMKLGAFDFLNKPYDFQQLLITIERALKHRELLEKNTILTNKVEKYSSINIVGNSKSIKEVIYLAERAALSDSNILLEGETGTGKELFAEFIHQNSLRNQKPLVAINCASLPDQLMESELFGYEKGAFTDAKTSKPGLVEIADGGTLFLDEIGELSLTLQPKILRFLENGEFRRIGGITNHSSNIRIIAATNRNLMEFAEEKKFRRDLLFRLNVITLTIPPLVERENDVLVLSEYFLKRKCSINSPKVLSNEARFVLQNYEFPGNVRELEHMIERAIIFADGSVIEIKDLNLPTFTAKTSEMTDSDNTIMNLEDVEKFHIQKALKMNSWNRENTARMLGISQKTLYTKIKKYSLK, translated from the coding sequence ATGGTTTTTCATCTTTTAATTTTAATTATGAATAAAAATAATAAAATTTTAATTGCAGATGACGATGAAACTCTTTGTTATTTGCTCAAAGAAGAGTTAATCAGTCAAGGTTATTCTGTTGATATTGTTTACGATGGAAAATTTGCAATTGAAAAACTGAAGGAAAAAGATTACGACATACTTTTGCTTGATTTAGAAATGCAGTTTATTTCTGGCGAAAAAGTGTTAAAATTTGCAAATGAAAATAAACCAAGATTGCAAATTATTGTTCTTACCGCTCAATCGGATGTCCGTACTGCAATTGAATGTATGAAACTTGGAGCGTTCGATTTTCTAAATAAGCCATACGATTTTCAGCAATTATTAATAACAATTGAAAGAGCCTTAAAGCACCGAGAACTGCTCGAAAAAAATACAATTCTTACCAATAAAGTAGAAAAATACAGCAGTATAAACATTGTAGGAAATAGTAAAAGCATAAAGGAAGTGATTTATCTTGCGGAACGTGCTGCTCTTTCCGATTCCAATATTTTGCTTGAAGGTGAAACCGGAACCGGAAAGGAACTGTTTGCCGAATTTATTCATCAAAATTCCTTACGAAACCAAAAGCCCCTTGTCGCCATAAATTGCGCATCTTTACCGGATCAATTAATGGAAAGTGAACTTTTCGGATATGAAAAGGGAGCTTTTACGGATGCTAAAACTTCCAAACCTGGTTTAGTTGAAATTGCCGACGGCGGTACTCTCTTTCTTGATGAAATTGGTGAATTGAGTTTAACGTTACAGCCGAAAATTTTAAGATTTTTAGAAAACGGTGAATTTAGAAGAATAGGTGGAATCACAAATCATTCTTCAAATATTAGAATTATTGCCGCAACAAATAGAAATTTAATGGAGTTTGCCGAGGAAAAAAAATTCAGAAGAGATTTGTTATTCAGACTTAACGTAATAACTCTGACAATTCCGCCATTGGTGGAAAGGGAAAACGACGTTCTTGTTCTTTCAGAATACTTTCTAAAAAGAAAATGTTCTATCAACTCACCAAAAGTTCTTTCAAATGAAGCAAGATTTGTGCTTCAGAATTATGAATTCCCCGGCAATGTAAGAGAGTTAGAGCATATGATTGAACGAGCAATTATTTTTGCTGATGGAAGTGTTATTGAAATAAAAGATTTAAATCTTCCCACATTTACGGCAAAGACTTCCGAGATGACTGACAGCGATAATACAATTATGAATTTGGAAGATGTCGAAAAATTTCATATTCAAAAAGCTTTAAAAATGAATAGTTGGAACAGAGAAAATACAGCAAGAATGTTAGGCATTAGTCAAAAAACACTTTATACAAAAATTAAAAAATATAGTTTAAAATGA
- a CDS encoding response regulator produces MYHRNKIIKEISETKVKLFANISHELRTPLTLITGPLLKVLDSPQLSDELRGPLNRINRNTNRLLRLVNQILDFRKMEAKQLKFNPEFGDIIDFLKEEVFVFLEAVKSKNINLTFEPYTDSLNLLFDHDKIEKIIFNLISNAVKFTPANGSIKVIINKISSKKIKKVSFADKKIKFDNWLQIIISDTGIGISKSNIEKIFKRFYQVQDKKHTSVGGTGIGLSVTKELVNVHFGEISVESIEDKGTSFTILIPFLIEEMLGEKFISDETPTSESNTTFLNEHKSDGKLQELSENYSEHADKCKILIVEDNDDMRSYINEELQNDYNILEASNGNQGFDIALNETPELILSDIMMPHTDGIQFCKKIKTDERTSHIAVILLTAKSSMESKIEGLETGADDYITKPFYIDELRLRINNIIDSRRKFKEQFARTLDLKPSDIQITSFDEKFIKNAINIIEENIDDSEFSVEKFSQLIGMSRVSLYSKLKTLTNHSVQEFIFLIKLKRAAQLLRESGKTVTEITYDVGFKDPSHFSKLFKKQFGQSPKSYMNEHNKK; encoded by the coding sequence TTGTACCATAGAAATAAAATAATTAAAGAAATATCTGAAACAAAAGTTAAACTCTTTGCAAATATATCTCATGAATTAAGAACACCATTAACACTTATTACCGGTCCCTTATTAAAAGTTTTAGATTCTCCACAATTATCAGATGAACTAAGAGGCCCGCTTAACAGAATAAATAGAAATACGAACAGATTGCTTAGGTTAGTTAATCAAATACTTGATTTTAGAAAAATGGAAGCAAAGCAGCTAAAATTTAATCCTGAATTTGGAGACATAATTGATTTTTTAAAAGAGGAAGTATTTGTATTTCTTGAAGCTGTTAAATCAAAAAACATTAATTTAACTTTTGAACCATACACAGATAGCTTGAACCTATTATTTGACCACGATAAGATTGAAAAAATAATTTTTAATTTAATCTCTAACGCGGTAAAGTTTACGCCGGCCAACGGAAGTATTAAAGTTATAATAAATAAAATTTCTTCTAAGAAAATTAAAAAAGTTAGTTTTGCAGATAAGAAAATAAAATTTGATAACTGGCTGCAAATCATTATTTCCGATACAGGAATTGGGATATCAAAAAGTAATATTGAAAAGATTTTTAAAAGGTTTTATCAAGTTCAAGATAAAAAACATACATCAGTCGGTGGAACCGGAATAGGTCTTTCAGTTACTAAAGAATTAGTTAATGTACATTTTGGAGAAATAAGCGTTGAAAGTATTGAAGATAAAGGAACATCTTTTACTATTTTAATTCCGTTTCTTATTGAAGAAATGTTAGGCGAAAAATTTATTTCTGATGAAACACCTACATCTGAATCAAACACTACTTTCTTAAATGAACATAAAAGTGATGGTAAATTGCAAGAATTATCAGAAAATTATTCTGAGCATGCAGACAAGTGCAAAATTCTTATTGTTGAAGATAATGATGATATGAGATCTTATATTAATGAAGAGCTGCAGAATGATTACAATATTCTTGAAGCGTCTAATGGAAATCAAGGTTTTGATATTGCATTAAATGAAACTCCTGAATTGATATTAAGTGATATTATGATGCCGCATACTGACGGAATTCAATTTTGTAAGAAAATAAAAACAGATGAAAGAACAAGTCACATCGCTGTTATTTTACTAACCGCAAAATCTTCAATGGAATCAAAAATTGAAGGATTGGAAACCGGCGCCGATGATTATATAACTAAACCATTTTACATTGATGAACTTAGACTAAGAATAAATAATATTATAGATTCTAGAAGGAAATTTAAGGAGCAATTTGCTAGAACATTAGACTTAAAACCATCGGATATTCAAATTACTTCATTCGATGAAAAATTTATTAAAAATGCTATTAACATAATTGAAGAAAATATTGATGATTCTGAATTCAGTGTAGAAAAGTTTAGTCAACTAATTGGAATGAGCAGAGTATCGCTTTACAGCAAATTAAAAACGTTAACAAATCATTCGGTTCAAGAATTTATATTTCTAATTAAATTAAAACGAGCCGCGCAATTATTAAGAGAATCAGGTAAAACTGTAACAGAAATTACATACGATGTTGGTTTTAAAGATCCTTCTCATTTTAGCAAATTATTTAAAAAGCAATTTGGACAATCACCCAAATCTTATATGAATGAGCACAATAAGAAATAA
- a CDS encoding GH92 family glycosyl hydrolase, with product MFKIKTSVILLILFLISDMLGQEINKLPADYVDPFICTMGDHGQWLPAANVPFGLINLCPDTYPGSLTADGNLAHGGYDYSDTQIRGFSHLHKGSSGGTRSVNRAGLISLLPFVTIPSDTFFKNPILDFDKSTETAKAGYYSALLVKDNILAELTATAHSGFHRYTFTKGKKAKLFLFEGNTDRSNGITCSMKDAKTIEGIQASYKGIYFVIKFNTAVRSSEIWNGKEVTHGNSLNKLSSGGLILEFGDLKGEPLEVRVGVSLTSIEEAKNNLEIENPDFNFNYIKNKSFNSWNEIISKIIVEGNEEYKTIFYTSLYRTCHLPQVISDLNKTYLGFDEKIHTAEGYNYYGNFAFWDSFRTKYPLYSLYLPSVYQDIVKSLINIYEQGDWDKPDGQHLPHGPGSGFDIKGKNGFMPFENCRNEHMLMVVTDSYFKSISGLDAKTIYPYIKREALVQMGEKYDKIGYIPARPDQTGEYSWDNWCVAQIAKEIGNEKDYEYFMKRANYWRNTWDPTIRFFRARAADSSWLDFPEDPTVNREKYTYEGTKWHWRWNVIHDMPSLIENFGGNDEFVKELSYLFDNDLYTAGNQIDLHVPFLFNYAGAPWLTQKWTYKILTEPILQRYKTHGFFDKPIFGRIYKNTPDGYLEEMDDDYGCMAAWYAMSAMGLYQVCPGDPIYQISSPIFNKVTLKLNGKFYSGKEFVIITKNLSKENYYIQSATLNGIPLNRSFISHKEIINGGELVFVMGKEPNKEWGSK from the coding sequence GTGTTTAAAATAAAAACCTCAGTTATTTTACTAATTTTATTTTTAATTTCTGATATGTTAGGACAGGAAATAAATAAACTTCCTGCTGATTATGTTGATCCTTTTATTTGCACAATGGGAGATCACGGACAATGGCTGCCCGCAGCAAATGTACCATTTGGGCTAATTAATCTTTGTCCTGATACTTATCCTGGTAGTTTAACTGCCGACGGCAATTTGGCGCATGGAGGATATGATTATTCAGATACCCAAATTAGAGGTTTTAGTCACTTACACAAAGGCAGCTCGGGTGGAACTCGTTCTGTTAATCGTGCGGGACTTATTTCTTTATTACCTTTTGTTACAATTCCGTCAGACACTTTCTTTAAGAATCCTATATTAGATTTTGATAAGAGTACCGAGACAGCTAAAGCCGGTTATTATTCTGCATTACTTGTGAAGGATAATATTTTAGCCGAGTTAACCGCAACAGCACATTCCGGTTTTCATAGATACACTTTCACAAAAGGAAAAAAAGCAAAATTATTTTTATTTGAAGGTAATACTGATCGTTCTAATGGTATAACATGCAGTATGAAAGATGCAAAAACAATTGAAGGTATTCAAGCAAGTTATAAAGGTATTTATTTTGTTATTAAATTTAATACCGCAGTTAGATCATCAGAAATATGGAATGGAAAAGAAGTTACTCATGGTAACTCATTGAATAAATTATCTAGTGGTGGATTGATTCTTGAATTTGGTGATCTTAAAGGTGAACCACTTGAAGTTAGAGTTGGAGTTTCCCTTACCAGCATAGAAGAAGCAAAAAATAATCTTGAAATTGAAAATCCCGATTTCAATTTTAATTATATTAAAAATAAATCATTTAATAGCTGGAATGAAATTATAAGTAAGATAATTGTTGAAGGAAATGAGGAATACAAGACAATTTTTTATACATCACTTTACAGAACTTGTCATTTACCACAGGTAATTAGTGATCTCAATAAAACCTATTTGGGATTTGATGAAAAAATACATACTGCTGAAGGTTATAATTACTACGGTAATTTTGCATTCTGGGATTCATTTAGAACAAAATATCCATTATATAGTTTGTATCTGCCTTCAGTTTATCAAGATATAGTTAAATCATTGATAAATATATATGAACAAGGTGATTGGGATAAACCTGATGGCCAACATCTTCCGCATGGTCCGGGATCGGGATTTGATATAAAAGGTAAAAATGGATTTATGCCCTTTGAAAATTGCCGTAATGAACATATGCTGATGGTTGTTACGGATTCATATTTCAAGAGTATCAGCGGTCTCGATGCAAAAACAATTTATCCTTATATCAAGAGAGAAGCTCTTGTACAAATGGGAGAAAAGTATGATAAAATAGGATATATACCCGCACGTCCGGATCAAACCGGCGAATATTCTTGGGATAATTGGTGTGTGGCGCAAATCGCAAAGGAAATAGGTAATGAAAAAGATTATGAATATTTTATGAAACGAGCAAATTACTGGCGTAACACATGGGACCCGACCATAAGATTTTTTAGAGCGCGTGCTGCCGACAGTTCATGGCTGGATTTTCCTGAAGATCCGACAGTCAATCGTGAGAAATATACTTATGAAGGAACTAAGTGGCATTGGCGCTGGAACGTTATCCACGATATGCCGTCTTTGATAGAAAACTTCGGTGGAAATGATGAATTTGTAAAAGAATTAAGTTATTTATTTGATAACGATCTTTACACTGCGGGAAATCAAATTGATCTTCATGTACCTTTTCTATTTAATTATGCAGGCGCTCCTTGGCTAACGCAAAAATGGACTTACAAAATTCTAACCGAACCAATTTTGCAGCGTTATAAAACGCATGGATTTTTTGATAAACCAATTTTCGGAAGAATTTATAAAAACACACCTGACGGCTATCTTGAAGAAATGGACGATGATTACGGATGTATGGCTGCATGGTATGCAATGAGCGCAATGGGACTTTACCAAGTTTGTCCGGGCGATCCTATTTATCAAATTTCTTCTCCGATATTTAATAAAGTAACTCTTAAACTTAACGGGAAATTTTACTCCGGAAAAGAATTTGTTATAATTACCAAGAACTTGAGTAAAGAAAATTATTATATACAATCAGCTACTTTAAACGGTATTCCGTTGAACCGTTCGTTTATATCTCACAAAGAAATAATAAATGGCGGTGAGCTTGTATTTGTTATGGGTAAAGAACCAAATAAAGAATGGGGAAGTAAATAG
- a CDS encoding right-handed parallel beta-helix repeat-containing protein — protein MLNSIYRNINLNYIGMVMEMIIRNKVNNLILFLTLSVSIMAQTNEIHFYVSPNGSDNNIGSIDLPFVSIDKAIDAIRAERIKAPKASYTVFLRKGIYHISKTIEFDDRDVFGDEAPLNIRPYEDESVRISGGIKIPQDIIGFVTDTTISNRFITRVKDNILQIDYSGLNIDEGKIQPHGFGRPYTNTQMELFGRERAYFLARWPNSGFISYNRVIEKGSTPSEGDFSNKGAVIEYTANRISRWQSSEEPWIAGFFHYGFADDALPIKNIDIEKKQITTGLPTFYGFSSGESFNSFYGFNIKEDIDIPGEYFVDKKNKKIFFYPYDNEDLSDLSLSLLEKPLITFENSANICFENIIIECTRGMGIYIEGGNNIRFNSCTIRNIGTVAICLGKGVDENGIPASKLLGNFKEYLYSNQTWDRNCGSDHLIENCEIFNTGSGGILLGGGNRLTLERGNNRVSNCSIHDFNRYEKTYRGAINIDGVGNVIDHNEIYNCPAVAIHLNGNDHLIEYNIIHDAVTDGHDMGAIYYGRNPSERGNIVRYNYFHHNGNKEGTIMSVYHDDGACGMEVYGNVFYKPGNIAVMIGGGNDIVYRNNIFVDVPIAFHVDNRMQNWGKEQFLDNNGIFHKRLNEVGIDKLPYSDAYPNLSDYWTNNLGLPKRNIIKNNLFVGVGQIHNGSSEWVNLGENITVFTDPGFESYSKMNFKLRNDSKVFTILPDFENIPFDKIGRKKRIFVDNLPTNANKDTQLLFVHNNETLMDNFLGVNGVYHGFAFMPEQLRKGMSASDREREFSRIKNMGLNIARTWYRPDWACGSNLYNDFNWNSQKMLAFYKWLDEMKKLNVDIALQAGWWFTNDTYFHSGNLKDNDSIVPNPEKDPARFAKWITESLQQLINVKNYTNIKYLVLFTEPLNYKSGIVPVGYTQNDYYEKVCKIINEELKKAGLRDKIKIVGPNSGSTRNAQWIGWAKHNLNDVIDIYSWHAYNATRWDREYGGWKEIVESGKNKISETGKPFWIDEYGCGIPNELIRTEPDYGNYIAQCIAAFIKAGAQTSMIWLLMDQQYVDPLENSDGNDSFHNGVHRWGLSKWPHDNLPNAKSPYPAFYAFSMISKYLGGRNETKVFKTTNSDSLYIVATQPNGKELSIMVVNASHSAKKFEIKFTESINFNLRKHLYDPEQIILDEDKFNIDYDKEFKNVQSNILDELPSRGVAVYSTMK, from the coding sequence TTGCTAAACAGCATATATAGAAATATAAACCTAAATTATATTGGTATGGTAATGGAAATGATAATAAGAAATAAAGTGAATAACCTAATTCTATTCTTGACGCTTTCTGTTTCAATAATGGCTCAAACAAATGAAATTCACTTTTATGTATCTCCAAATGGATCTGATAATAATATTGGATCAATTGATTTGCCCTTTGTTTCAATTGATAAAGCGATAGATGCAATAAGGGCTGAGCGTATAAAAGCACCAAAAGCATCTTATACTGTTTTTCTTCGTAAAGGGATTTACCATATTTCTAAAACTATTGAATTTGATGATCGGGATGTTTTTGGAGACGAAGCGCCTTTGAACATACGTCCGTATGAAGACGAATCAGTAAGAATTTCCGGCGGAATTAAAATTCCACAAGACATTATTGGTTTTGTTACAGACACAACAATTTCCAATCGGTTTATAACAAGAGTTAAAGATAATATATTGCAAATCGATTATTCGGGTTTGAATATAGATGAGGGAAAAATTCAACCGCATGGTTTTGGGAGACCTTATACAAATACCCAAATGGAATTATTCGGCAGAGAAAGGGCTTATTTTTTGGCGCGCTGGCCAAATAGCGGTTTTATATCATATAATAGGGTTATTGAAAAAGGTTCAACTCCAAGTGAAGGAGATTTTTCGAATAAAGGAGCAGTAATAGAATATACAGCAAACAGAATAAGCCGCTGGCAATCATCGGAAGAACCTTGGATTGCAGGCTTTTTTCATTATGGATTTGCCGATGATGCGCTCCCAATAAAAAATATTGATATTGAAAAAAAACAAATTACAACCGGACTTCCAACATTCTATGGATTTTCTTCGGGCGAATCATTCAATTCATTCTATGGGTTTAATATCAAAGAGGATATCGATATTCCAGGTGAATATTTTGTTGATAAAAAAAATAAAAAAATATTTTTTTATCCTTATGATAATGAAGATTTATCTGACTTAAGCCTATCATTATTGGAAAAACCTTTAATTACGTTTGAGAATTCAGCTAATATTTGTTTTGAAAATATTATTATTGAGTGCACAAGAGGAATGGGCATATATATTGAAGGAGGCAATAATATAAGATTTAATTCCTGCACAATTAGAAATATAGGAACTGTAGCAATATGCTTAGGAAAAGGTGTCGATGAAAATGGAATACCTGCTTCTAAATTACTAGGAAACTTTAAGGAATACTTGTATTCTAATCAAACTTGGGATAGAAATTGCGGCTCGGATCACCTTATTGAAAATTGTGAAATTTTTAATACAGGCTCAGGAGGTATTTTACTTGGCGGCGGAAACCGTCTAACTCTTGAACGAGGCAACAATCGCGTATCTAATTGTTCAATTCATGATTTCAATCGCTACGAAAAAACATACCGTGGCGCAATTAATATTGATGGGGTTGGTAATGTAATTGATCATAATGAAATTTATAATTGTCCTGCTGTGGCAATACATTTAAATGGAAATGATCACCTTATTGAATATAATATCATACATGATGCTGTAACAGATGGTCATGATATGGGTGCCATTTATTACGGTAGAAATCCGAGTGAGCGAGGAAATATTGTCCGCTATAATTATTTTCATCACAATGGAAATAAGGAAGGTACGATAATGTCGGTTTATCATGATGACGGCGCATGCGGAATGGAAGTTTACGGAAATGTTTTTTATAAACCCGGAAATATTGCCGTTATGATTGGAGGAGGAAATGACATTGTTTATCGTAATAATATATTTGTTGACGTTCCAATTGCATTCCATGTTGACAACCGAATGCAAAATTGGGGCAAAGAACAATTTTTGGATAATAATGGAATATTTCATAAACGATTGAATGAAGTGGGAATTGATAAGCTTCCATATTCTGATGCATATCCAAATCTATCAGACTATTGGACCAATAATCTTGGATTGCCAAAACGCAACATAATTAAAAATAATTTGTTTGTTGGTGTTGGGCAAATTCATAATGGATCTTCGGAATGGGTAAATCTTGGAGAAAACATTACGGTATTTACCGATCCAGGATTTGAAAGTTATTCAAAAATGAATTTTAAACTTCGTAATGATTCTAAAGTATTTACCATTTTACCCGATTTCGAAAATATTCCATTTGATAAAATTGGTCGAAAAAAAAGAATCTTTGTTGATAATTTACCAACAAATGCAAATAAAGACACTCAATTACTTTTTGTTCACAATAATGAAACACTAATGGATAACTTTCTTGGAGTGAACGGAGTATACCATGGGTTTGCGTTTATGCCGGAACAGTTAAGAAAGGGAATGAGTGCATCTGATCGTGAACGGGAATTTTCGAGAATAAAAAACATGGGATTAAATATTGCCAGAACATGGTATAGACCAGATTGGGCTTGTGGGAGCAATCTTTATAATGACTTTAATTGGAATTCCCAAAAAATGCTTGCCTTTTATAAGTGGCTCGATGAAATGAAAAAACTCAATGTTGATATTGCACTGCAAGCTGGTTGGTGGTTCACGAATGATACATATTTTCATTCCGGAAATTTAAAAGATAATGATTCTATTGTTCCAAATCCTGAAAAAGATCCGGCTCGTTTTGCTAAATGGATTACAGAATCATTACAACAATTGATAAATGTTAAAAACTATACAAATATTAAATATTTAGTTTTATTTACCGAACCATTAAATTATAAATCCGGAATTGTTCCGGTTGGTTATACTCAAAATGATTATTATGAAAAAGTATGCAAAATTATAAATGAAGAATTGAAAAAAGCAGGATTACGCGATAAAATTAAAATTGTTGGTCCAAATAGCGGAAGCACAAGAAACGCACAGTGGATTGGGTGGGCGAAACATAATCTAAATGATGTGATTGATATTTATAGTTGGCACGCGTATAACGCAACGCGCTGGGATAGAGAATATGGCGGCTGGAAGGAAATAGTTGAATCGGGAAAAAATAAAATCTCCGAAACCGGTAAACCGTTTTGGATTGATGAATATGGTTGTGGAATCCCAAATGAATTAATAAGAACTGAACCTGATTATGGAAATTATATTGCTCAATGTATAGCAGCTTTTATTAAAGCCGGAGCGCAAACTTCTATGATTTGGCTATTAATGGATCAGCAATATGTAGATCCTTTAGAAAATTCTGATGGAAATGATTCGTTTCACAATGGAGTTCATAGATGGGGACTTTCAAAATGGCCGCATGATAATTTGCCGAATGCTAAGAGCCCTTACCCGGCATTTTATGCTTTTAGTATGATAAGCAAATATTTAGGCGGTAGAAACGAAACAAAAGTTTTTAAGACCACCAATTCAGATAGTTTGTATATTGTTGCTACACAGCCGAATGGAAAAGAATTATCAATAATGGTAGTTAATGCTTCTCATTCAGCTAAAAAGTTTGAAATAAAATTTACCGAATCAATAAACTTTAATTTAAGAAAACATCTTTATGATCCAGAACAAATAATTTTAGATGAGGATAAATTTAATATAGATTACGATAAAGAATTTAAAAACGTTCAATCAAATATCCTTGATGAATTACCATCTAGAGGAGTTGCGGTTTACTCAACAATGAAATAA